The Capsicum annuum cultivar UCD-10X-F1 chromosome 3, UCD10Xv1.1, whole genome shotgun sequence genomic sequence aaaaaaagtacatTTCAAAATGATAACATATAAATTATAACCaggggcggatccaggattttcaGTGAGGGGTTCAATAGtacatatacggactagtcgaaggggggttcagtagtacatatacggactagtcgaagggggttcaacctctattatttatacataaattttttttttttaccatgtaaaaatagtataattttctgaTGAAGAGGATTCATCCGAACCCCCTGGAATACATGTACATCCGCCATTGATTATATCGATATAAAATTTCATgctatattcaacatatatgtcCTGTTGAATTACTCACAAATAACATGACAACATTATCATAAGTTCTCTATTGACTCGATCATAATTTATTTCGAGAACATAAAGTAATATGTCATCTTCTATTGCATAGGTACAGTACATATGTCATCTTCTATTTTTGCAATGCAACATATACAAAACATACATTATACTATAATTAATGGGCTTTAGTTTGTATTTGGGCTTTTGTCCTCATCTTATATGAGCAAGATATTTTCATTctactttttatgtttatttatctCTTCAATTATCCTTTTTGCATCCCTTTCTCATGACTCTggtttttcatcctcaaaatataTTATTCCCAAATTCTtgttggagaaaaaaaaattctaaaggaTTTAGAAGATTACAAATTGTGAATGCCCAAAATTATAAGAAGAAATGCTTGAGGTGCAATACTTTTTATGAAGACAAAGATAATTCCCCCATTGCATGCTCTTTCCATGGCCACACAAATGGTACATCCTTtcccaattcttgatttttttattttgtttttgcttccctttgttttatttatttacatatttgataATTGTGGTGTCCAGACCAATTTTTGCACACCTCAACTAATTTCACGGTATATTTGACACCAACAACATTGTAACAATTAACTTTGTCCAAAGAATTGACTTGAGACCTACCCATGTTATTGACCATTAAACTACACATGTTCTTTGTTTTATCTTTTACCTCACATGATTTGACTATTTATTGGAGACAAGAAATTGTTGTAGACTAGTACTCCTAGTATTAAGATAGGCAAAAAATAAGGATTGACAGACTTAAGAAGAGgtatataaatacacactttTGGACATAGGCTAGCGTTCACGACTCATGTCCATGAGTGACGTATTGTCCGCTTTGGGCTTAGGCCCAAGCATAGAATTGTCTTTCGGGCTACACCGCGATGAGCTTCAAAAGCTTGCATGCCATTCGAAGTGGAGCTATGTCTTATAAAACTCTTCACTTTTTTATTCCATTTCGATGTGGGATTTGCTTTGCCTAATCAGTCAGTCCTTCTTGATCCGCCCTCCGCCAAGGGGATTATAGCTAACAAGTTAACACGGTTGATGGTACACACTTATTAGGTTCGAAGGTGGTGTAGCTCAAAGGACAAATCGTTTAGTTTGACATAGTGGAAAATACGTGCCATGTTCTTGGGCTGTGACGATGGGAGTTTCCAAGGGTAGTCCGCGGTACATTTTGACATTGAATTGCCACGATTTGTGTTCTGTTTTGGGCTGGACTCTGGAGCTATGTAAGTAGTTATCACAGCTAATGAATTCAGTTGTCTGAGATTGATGCGCGATTACTGAGTGAATCATTTGACATTCTAGCTTCTATTCGTATAATTCTTGGTCCTCATATATCCATAGGAACATTTGCATTTGATGATCTCAGGAGATAAAGGACTATTTTCCCTGGCACCACCCCACCAAGGAATCGATGGAGAATGGAGCGATGAATCTGGAGTAATCGTCTACAAATGGAACGACAAAGATAACAGGCCGAATACAGGAAGAGAAAATTGGAAAAAGAGATGGAGTTGCTGTGCTGAATATGATGAAAATGCTCTACCTTGTAGGCAAGGATGgcatgtttcgtatgatgatggTTTCACATTATATTAGTACAGTCAAATCCCGCAATAACGAGATggtgttatatatgtatattgacaGACAGACTGACATTTGACGTTTACATCTCTTTTAGTGAAATGTTATAGCGAATGGTTGTTATAACAAGGTCTGACTGTATAAGCGAGTTAGTTTCAATTGCTGAGGAGAATGCTATGATTCACATAATCTTGTACAAATACATCAAAGCAGCAAGAATCTCGAACTGCTTTTAAAAGGGCAACCCATTGCACTAAAGCTCAAGCTATGCACAGGGTCCAGGGAAGG encodes the following:
- the LOC107864340 gene encoding uncharacterized protein LOC107864340 isoform X1 yields the protein MTLVFHPQNILFPNSCWRKKNSKGFRRLQIVNAQNYKKKCLRCNTFYEDKDNSPIACSFHGHTNGDKGLFSLAPPHQGIDGEWSDESGVIVYKWNDKDNRPNTGRENWKKRWSCCAEYDENALPCRQGWHVSYDDGFTLY
- the LOC107864340 gene encoding uncharacterized protein LOC107864340 isoform X2; this encodes MKTKIIPPLHALSMATQMEHLHLMISGDKGLFSLAPPHQGIDGEWSDESGVIVYKWNDKDNRPNTGRENWKKRWSCCAEYDENALPCRQGWHVSYDDGFTLY